From Streptomyces sp. Edi4, one genomic window encodes:
- a CDS encoding BTAD domain-containing putative transcriptional regulator translates to MGEAIRFTVLGAVRAVRGGDTLTTGSPQQQALLAALLLRAGRAVPAHELIAAVWGDEAPGSALSSLRTYAWRLRGIVEEDRSCPKVLVSLRDGYQLLVEPGAVDALYAEELAADAARARAAGQEEECGRLLTESLALWQGEPLAGVPGPFAEQQRSRLTALRLALQEERFAHDVREGRFALVIPDLIGFTQEHPLQERPYGFLMRALYVTGRQADALAVFGRARRTLADELGIDPGPELSALHQQILANDPLLMGRADGAPEPGTGRTAPPAPEASAAHDAGLAAPHAPEPPVPTRPAQLPADISDFTGRAGQVQALYRALTAPARPSLTVVSVTGMGGIGKSTLALQVAHQAKPDFPGGQLYADLRGNGLEPADPGAVLGSFLTALGIPGQGLPASTEDRALLFRTALDGRRVLVVLDNARDPAQIRPLLPGSADCGVIITSRAMLAGLSTTLQSDLDVFDTREAIALLRAIVGPERIGAEPEAAAELVALCGHLPLAVRIVAARLAARPRWRVATMTGRLADERLRIGELRAGDLGVAAAFELGYHQLPRPQARVFRLLAPVARQGIGTAAAAAALGLDEYDAEELLESLVDAAMLEAPLPGRYRYHDLVRSFALQLVVVERPGSEPAESEEAAAALGRLLDHLLDGACSAFQAMVPGDPVGAILGGRPESGPHFATLAEARAWVAAEFDCAVNAAALAAQSPANAGPRILRTAGDLLVALSPFGRDIPYRQLAAAARKVADTAAARGDDQAEARARFVCGNAAVQYTQLAEAELHTRLATEACQRAGDEVILQQILNDRGLIAQWQRRFSDAVDFYDRATELARELGHRSGELITVLNAAQARLRSGRPAEAAQACEGVLERLRTVRDPHGTSYAWYVHGMALHELGRRADAVASYTACLDICASARLRGRETQARFRLSDSLRDLGRYDEALAQAEQALGLSEELGSQRERGHCLLALARALAQTGASGTALARARQAHDVFMGLGLPDADQAELLVRSLGGLVGAVEG, encoded by the coding sequence ATGGGGGAGGCCATCCGGTTCACCGTGCTCGGGGCCGTGCGGGCGGTCCGGGGCGGTGACACCCTCACCACTGGCTCGCCGCAGCAACAGGCTCTCCTGGCCGCGCTGTTGCTGCGGGCCGGTCGGGCCGTGCCCGCCCATGAGCTGATCGCCGCCGTCTGGGGCGACGAGGCGCCGGGCTCCGCCTTGTCAAGTCTGCGCACCTACGCGTGGCGGCTGCGCGGGATCGTCGAGGAGGACCGCTCCTGCCCCAAGGTCCTCGTGTCGCTGCGCGACGGCTACCAGCTGCTGGTTGAGCCCGGCGCGGTGGACGCGCTGTACGCCGAGGAACTGGCGGCCGATGCCGCGCGGGCCAGGGCGGCGGGCCAGGAGGAGGAGTGCGGCAGGCTGCTCACCGAATCCCTCGCACTGTGGCAAGGCGAGCCATTGGCGGGGGTGCCGGGGCCCTTCGCCGAACAACAGCGTTCACGGCTCACCGCGCTGCGCCTCGCGCTCCAGGAGGAACGCTTCGCGCACGATGTGCGTGAGGGCCGCTTCGCGCTCGTCATCCCTGACCTCATCGGCTTCACGCAGGAACACCCGCTCCAGGAAAGGCCGTACGGCTTCTTGATGCGCGCCCTGTACGTGACGGGCCGCCAGGCCGACGCGCTCGCCGTGTTCGGCCGGGCCCGTCGGACCCTCGCCGATGAACTGGGCATCGACCCGGGCCCCGAGCTGAGCGCGCTGCACCAACAAATCCTGGCCAACGATCCGCTGTTGATGGGTCGCGCGGACGGCGCCCCGGAACCGGGCACCGGCCGCACCGCGCCTCCCGCGCCCGAGGCCTCGGCCGCGCACGACGCCGGGCTCGCCGCCCCGCACGCCCCCGAGCCGCCGGTGCCGACGCGGCCCGCCCAGCTCCCCGCCGACATCTCCGACTTCACCGGCCGCGCCGGCCAGGTCCAGGCCCTGTACCGCGCGCTCACGGCCCCCGCCCGGCCTTCGCTCACCGTCGTATCCGTCACCGGCATGGGCGGCATCGGCAAGAGCACCCTGGCCCTCCAAGTCGCCCACCAGGCCAAACCGGACTTCCCCGGCGGCCAGCTCTACGCGGACCTGCGCGGCAACGGCCTGGAACCGGCCGACCCCGGCGCCGTCCTTGGCAGTTTCCTGACCGCTCTGGGGATCCCCGGCCAGGGCCTGCCCGCCTCCACGGAGGACCGCGCCCTGCTCTTCCGTACGGCACTCGACGGCCGCCGCGTCCTGGTCGTGCTCGACAACGCGCGTGACCCCGCGCAGATCAGGCCGCTGCTGCCCGGCTCGGCCGACTGCGGCGTGATCATCACCAGCCGGGCCATGCTCGCAGGGCTCTCCACCACCCTCCAGAGCGACCTGGACGTCTTCGACACGCGGGAGGCCATCGCCCTGCTGCGGGCGATCGTGGGACCGGAACGCATCGGCGCGGAACCCGAGGCGGCGGCCGAACTGGTCGCCCTGTGCGGCCACTTGCCCCTCGCCGTGCGCATCGTGGCCGCGCGGCTCGCGGCCAGACCGCGGTGGCGGGTGGCGACCATGACCGGGCGCCTCGCCGACGAACGGCTGCGCATCGGCGAGCTGCGCGCCGGGGACCTGGGCGTGGCGGCCGCCTTCGAACTCGGCTACCACCAGCTGCCCCGCCCCCAGGCCCGGGTGTTCCGACTGCTTGCCCCCGTCGCGCGGCAGGGCATCGGAACGGCGGCCGCCGCGGCCGCCCTCGGCCTGGACGAGTACGACGCCGAAGAACTCCTGGAGTCCCTGGTCGACGCGGCCATGCTGGAGGCGCCGCTGCCGGGCCGCTACCGCTACCACGACCTCGTGCGCTCCTTCGCGCTCCAGCTCGTGGTGGTCGAGCGGCCGGGGTCCGAGCCTGCGGAGAGCGAGGAGGCGGCCGCCGCTCTGGGACGGCTCCTCGATCACCTTCTGGACGGGGCGTGTTCGGCCTTCCAGGCGATGGTGCCCGGCGACCCGGTCGGCGCGATCCTCGGCGGCAGGCCCGAGTCGGGCCCCCATTTCGCCACGCTGGCCGAGGCACGCGCCTGGGTGGCGGCCGAATTCGACTGCGCTGTCAACGCGGCGGCCCTGGCCGCCCAGAGCCCGGCCAACGCCGGCCCGCGCATCCTGCGCACGGCGGGCGACCTGCTGGTCGCCCTCAGCCCGTTCGGCCGGGACATCCCCTACCGTCAACTGGCCGCCGCCGCGCGCAAGGTGGCCGACACCGCCGCGGCCCGCGGCGACGACCAGGCGGAGGCCCGGGCCCGTTTCGTGTGCGGCAACGCCGCCGTCCAGTACACCCAGCTGGCCGAGGCCGAGCTGCACACCCGGCTCGCGACCGAGGCCTGCCAGCGGGCGGGGGACGAGGTCATCCTTCAGCAGATCCTCAACGACCGGGGCCTGATCGCCCAGTGGCAGCGGCGCTTCTCGGACGCGGTGGACTTCTACGACCGCGCCACCGAGCTGGCCCGCGAGCTCGGCCACCGCTCGGGCGAACTCATCACCGTCCTGAACGCCGCCCAGGCCCGGCTGCGCAGCGGCCGTCCCGCCGAGGCGGCTCAGGCCTGCGAGGGCGTCCTCGAGCGACTGCGTACCGTACGGGATCCGCACGGGACCTCCTACGCCTGGTACGTCCACGGGATGGCGCTGCACGAACTGGGCCGGCGGGCCGACGCCGTGGCGAGTTACACCGCGTGCCTGGACATCTGCGCCTCGGCCCGGCTGCGGGGGCGCGAGACTCAGGCCAGGTTCCGGCTCTCGGACAGTCTGCGGGACCTGGGCCGATACGACGAGGCGCTGGCGCAGGCGGAGCAGGCGCTGGGCCTCAGCGAGGAGTTGGGGTCCCAGCGCGAGCGCGGGCACTGCCTGCTGGCGCTGGCCCGCGCGCTGGCGCAGACCGGCGCGAGCGGCACGGCCCTGGCCCGTGCGCGTCAGGCCCACGACGTGTTCATGGGACTCGGCCTGCCCGACGCCGACCAGGCCGAGCTTCTGGTGCGCTCGCTCGGCGGCCTCGTGGGGGCCGTGGAAGGGTGA